Proteins encoded within one genomic window of Oryza glaberrima chromosome 12, OglaRS2, whole genome shotgun sequence:
- the LOC127757818 gene encoding DNA repair protein RAD51 homolog B-like, which translates to MSSSGAAAAAAATAEEAAAGGEHGPFPIEQLQASGIAALDVKKLKDAGLCTVESVVYSPRKDLLQIKGISEAKVDKIIEAASKLVPLGFTSASQLHAQRLEIIQVTTGSRELDKILDGGIETGSITEIYGEFRSGKTQLCHTLCVTCQLPLDQGGGEGKALYIDAEGTFRPQRLLQIADRFGLNGADVLENVAYARAYNTDHQSRLLLEAASMMVETRFAIMIVDSATALYRTDFSGRGELSARQMHLAKFLRSLQKLADEFGVAVVITNQVVAQVDGAAMFGPQIKPIGGNIMAHASTTRLFLRKGRAEERICKVVSSPCLAEAEARFQISPEGVTDVKD; encoded by the exons ATGTCGTCGTCgggtgcggctgcggcggcggcggcgacggcggaggaggcggcggcgggcggggagcACGGGCCGTTCCCCATCGAGCAGCTCCAG GCATCTGGTATAGCTGCACTTGATGTGAAAAAGCTCAAAGATGCTGGTCTCTGCACGGTGGAGTCTGTGGTCTACTCACCAAGGAAAGACCTTCTGCAAATTAAAGGGATTAGTGAAGCCAAAGTCGATAAGATAATTGAAGCAG CTTCGAAGCTGGTTCCACTGGGATTTACAAGTGCCAGCCAACTTCATGCACAGAGACTTGAGATTATCCAAGTTACAACTGGATCAAGGGAACTTGATAAAATCTTGGATG GTGGAATAGAAACTGGGTCCATTACAGAGATATATGGTGAATTTCGCTCAGGGAAGACTCAGTTGTGCCACACTCTGTGTGTTACATGTCAG CTCCCATTGGACCAAGGTGGTGGTGAGGGAAAAGCTTTGTATATTGATGCAGAGGGCACATTCAGACCACAAAGACTCCTCCAGATAGCAGACAG GTTTGGGTTGAATGGTGCTGATGTACTTGAGAATGTAGCTTATGCAAGAGCATATAATACTGATCATCAATCAAGACTTTTACTGGAAGCAGCTTCCATGATGGTGGAGACAAG GTTTGCTATTATGATTGTAGATAGTGCAACAGCCTTATACAGAACAGATTTCTCTGGTAGAGGGGAGCTGTCAGCAAGGCAAATGCACCTGGCCAAGTTTCTTAGGAGCCTTCAGAAGTTAGCGGATGAG TTTGGCGTGGCGGTGGTAATCACGAATCAAGTTGTGGCGCAAGTGGATGGTGCTGCAATGTTTGGGCCACAGATCAAACCTATCGGCGGGAACATCATGGCTCATGCTTCCACAACAAG GCTTTTTCTTCGAAAGGGAAGAGCGGAGGAGCGGATATGTAAGGTAGTAAGCTCTCCCTGTCTTGCTGAAGCTGAGGCGAGGTTTCAGATATCACCGGAAGGCGTCACAGATGTTAAGGACTGA
- the LOC127757817 gene encoding uncharacterized protein LOC127757817: MEPDASSAAAAQNPNPNPSTGPPPISAYYQTRAEHHAVVSSDWLAHAAAAASLPPSSDAADADAASDAAALLSPGSNGGGGGVIEEFNFWRRKPEAAEAVAAIMALAAVIRSSRATTMMELEIELKKASDKLKSWDATSISLSAACDLFMRFVTRTSHLEHEKFDAAKSRLIERGEKFGEISLKARKTIAMLSQDFIADGCTILVHGYSRVVLEVLKLAASNRKLFRVLCTEGRPDRTGLRMSNELAALGIPVKVLIDSAVAYSMDEVDMVFVGADGVVESGGIINMMGTYQIALVAHSMNKPVYVAAESYKFARLYPLDQKDMTPAHRPIDFGVPIPAGVEVETSARDYTPPQYLTLLLTDLGVLTPSVVSDELIQLYL; the protein is encoded by the exons atggAGCCcgacgcctcctccgccgccgccgcccaaaaccctaaccctaaccctagcacGGGGCCGCCGCCCATCTCCGCCTACTACCAGACGCGCGCGGAGCACCACGCCGTCGTCTCCAGCGACTGgctcgcgcacgccgccgccgcggcctcgctccctccctcctccgatgccgccgacgcggacgccgcctccgacgccgcggcgctgcTCTCCCCCgggagcaacggcggcggcggcggggtgatcGAGGAGTTCAACTTCTGGCGCCGCAAGCCCGAGGCCGCGGAGGCCGTGGCGGCCATcatggcgctcgccgccgtcatccgCTCCAGCAGGGCCACCACCATGATGGAGCTCGAGATCGAGCTCAAGAAGGCATCCGACAAGCTCAAG TCTTGGGATGCCACTTCCATTTCTTTGTCTGCCGCATGTGATTTGTTCATGCGGTTTGTAACAAGAACATCACATTTGGAGCATGAGAAGTTTGATGCTGCAAAATCACGCCTAATTGAGAGGGGAGAAAAATTTGGAGAGATATCCTTAAAG GCTCGTAAGACAATTGCAATGCTCAGCCAGGATTTTATTGCAGATGGTTGTACTATTCTGGTACATGGTTATTCCAGAGTTGTTTTGGAAGTTCTAAAGCTAGCTGCATCAAACCGCAAACTCTTCAGGGTACTTTGCACAG AGGGCAGGCCAGACAGAACTGGTTTACGAATGTCAAATGAACTGGCAGCATTAGGCATTCCTGTTAAGGTGCTAATTGATTCAGCTGTTGCTTATTCCATGGATGAAGTTGACATGGTGTTTGTTGGTGCTGATGGGGTTGTTGAAAGTGGAGGAATAATCAATATGATGGGCACTTATCAGATAGCTCTCGTCGCTCACAGTATGAACAAACCTGTTTATGTGGCTGCTGAAAGTTACAAG TTTGCACGCCTATATCCGTTGGACCAGAAGGACATGACACCAGCTCACCGACCCATTGATTTTGGAGTTCCAATTCCGGCTGGTGTGGAGGTTGAGACTTCAGCGAGAGACTACACTCCTCCCCAGTATCTCACGCTGCTTCTGACTGATCTCGGTGTTCTGACACCATCTGTTGTGAGCGATGAGCTTATCCAACTATACCTATGA